Genomic window (Caldinitratiruptor microaerophilus):
GCTCTGACGTGGGTAGCCAAGCCATCCCGGGCCTCCCCGGCCGTTACCAGCGGGGGCGCGTTCCGGCCATGCCGGTGCGCGTGAGAGCGGCCCGCTCGCGCGGGCAATGAAGGTGGTACCGCGGCCCCCCGTCCTTCGGGACGGGGGGCCTTTCGACGTGGGGGGAACGCCGTGTACGCTGAGGAACTGCGCCGCGCCCGCCGGGTGGTCGTCAAGGTGGGCACGTCCCTGGTCACCCACCCGAACGGACGGCTGCACCAGGGCCGGCTGGAGATGCTCGTCCGCCAGCTCTCCGACCTGCACGCGGCGGGCCTCGAGCCCGTCCTCGTGACCTCCGGCGCGGTGGGGGCGGGCATCGGCCGGCTCGGCGCCGAGGGGCGGCCGGCCTCCCTGACGGAGAAGCAGGCGTTCGCCGCGGTCGGCCAGGGGCTCCTCATGCACAGCTACGAGAAGCTCTTCGCGGAGTACGGGGTCACCGTCGCCCAGATCCTCCTCACCCGGGAGGACCTCGAGCACCCCGAGCGCCGTGCGAACGCCCGGGCCACGATGCAGCTCCTGCTCGAGTGGCGCGTCTTGCCCATCGTGAACGAGAACGACACGGTGACCAGCGAGGAGATCCGCGTGGGCGACAACGACACCCTGTCCGCGCGGGTGGCCGTCCTGGTCGACGCCGATCTCCTCATCATCCTCAGCGACGTGGACGGTCTCTTCCCCGCCGACCCCCGGAGCCGGCCCGACCTGGAGGTCCTGTCGGTGGTGGAGGAGCTCTCGGAGGAGCTGTGGTCGGCCGCCGGCGGGGCCGGCACGCCGGGCGGGACCGGCGGGATGCGCACCAAGCTGGAGGCGGCGGCCATCTGCCAGGAGCGGGGCATCCCGATGGTCATCGCCAGCGGCCACCGCCAGGGGGTGCTGACCGAGATCCTCTCGGGCGAGGTTCCCGGCACCCTGTTCCGCTGGCCGCACGGGACGGCGAGAAGGCGAGGCGGGTGAGCACGGTGGGCAGCGTGGAGGCGAAGGTGCGGGAGCAGGCGGC
Coding sequences:
- the proB gene encoding glutamate 5-kinase, which translates into the protein MYAEELRRARRVVVKVGTSLVTHPNGRLHQGRLEMLVRQLSDLHAAGLEPVLVTSGAVGAGIGRLGAEGRPASLTEKQAFAAVGQGLLMHSYEKLFAEYGVTVAQILLTREDLEHPERRANARATMQLLLEWRVLPIVNENDTVTSEEIRVGDNDTLSARVAVLVDADLLIILSDVDGLFPADPRSRPDLEVLSVVEELSEELWSAAGGAGTPGGTGGMRTKLEAAAICQERGIPMVIASGHRQGVLTEILSGEVPGTLFRWPHGTARRRGG